One Besnoitia besnoiti strain Bb-Ger1 chromosome VIII, whole genome shotgun sequence DNA segment encodes these proteins:
- a CDS encoding putative Radial spoke head protein 9 (encoded by transcript BESB_083660) codes for MEVRSLEYGLNATASQGVTLNLYEKASLDVALLKLKKKEQLTGELFFWGKLCGQEADYYLCYIIVDEGKVYPIKKFYYSTASFDFRELPKVSEDQAKQLDSAGKIIITGVPSRVLDISNQEEASKSRDALRESHALSHLISRIDYSTAAVPRGAFRLKLGNKIASAPEFNGLSFLEAQSLSSWVHFRPADNLETLRALASKDYQFHADFLETLENDIPKGSWTFRYDPSSCIVTLRSILWPGYIAYCVLNTKFFGSVYIGNGEQNVDLPFLLP; via the exons ATGGAGGTCCGCAGCCTGGAGTACGGGCTCAACGCTACCGCTTCTCAGGGCGTCACTCTCAATCTCTACGAAAAGGCGTCCCTCGATGTCGCCCTACTCAAACTGAAAAAGAAGGAGCAGCTTACGGGTGAACTGTTTTTCTGGGGCAAGCTATGTGGACAGGAGGCAGATTACTACTTGTGTTACATAATTGTAGACGAAGGAAAGGTCTATCCGATCAAAAAGTTCTACTATAG TACGGCCTCCTTCGACTTCCGTGAGCTGCCGAAAGTATCGGAGGACCAAGCGAAGCAATTGGACTCAGCTGGAAAGATTATCATCACAGGCGTTCCATCCCGCGTCCTCGACATCAGCAACCAAGAAG AGGCGTCGAAGAGCCGCGACGCCTTAAGGGAAAGCCATGCCCTCAGTCATCTCATTTCTCGGATCGACTACTCCACCGCCGCTGTGCCGCGGGGGGCGTTCAGACTGAAGCTCGGAAACAAAATCGCCTCTGCTCCAGAGTTCAATG GTTTGAGCTTCCTTGAGGCGCAGAGCCTCTCTTCATGGGTTCACTTCCGTCCAGCGGACAACC TTGAAACTCTCAGGGCACTCGCTTCCAAAGACTACCAA TTTCACGCCGATTTCCTCGAAACTCTAGAAAATGACATTCCCAAAG GAAGCTGGACATTCCGGTATGACCCATCCTCGTGCATAGTCACTCTTCGCAGCATCCTATGGCCAG GCTACATCGCCTATTGCGTCCTAAATACAAAATTTTTCGGCAGTGTGTATATCGGCAACGGAGAGCAGAATGTGGATCTTCCTTTCCTCCTTCCTTGA
- a CDS encoding hypothetical protein (encoded by transcript BESB_083650) — MGNVATNAHGAEGTPQHASHDCPSGCSGDQWHRSSFQPSSHGSDDTPQSSFSLPLTPAVVIQTCAAVRQAAECGHCLDATEEKVEAAPRNVVLDENFCPLAVDAGRPNKFLFITNTYYDRRWRHPTALHDCANTVGALQRLLAASPSPRSEGDERGGTDSSQDKATEGALRRDVTLENSSVCFAINRSKAQFQQEFGDFCRWIQPGDSVCVYYSGHATEVSVQPCLVTPARHGARSPPEKNRHHIKHGTVNVVDMVDMVAARSPRQVCFILDCAASFDMSHRCALPVAVGLPMIYEFVGDKTIIMQSLSPSVSLAADLLSHRTLTAEDCVKARARSKPQGREGERCTSGEDTASSSVTTADGHDLTRDRRASQWDSGDSGDCVSRQSAKGKGPEGGEPYDRSLSQDSHDTLPLAHIEVACEERPPTPYESFLTHAKRACTAEELASLPETWERCVQPCSNLSFCISMASRSLDGDIGLDFLRIAQVVASTMSRLTNNTQSFCCLTNM, encoded by the coding sequence ATGGGAAACGTTGCCACAAACGCGCATGGAGCAGAGGGGACGCCACAGCACGCCTCACACGACTGTCCCAGCGGCTGCAGTGGCGATCAATGGCATCGTTCGTCTTTCCAGCCGTCGAGCCACGGCTCTGATGATACTCCGCAGTCTTCGTTCTCTTTGCCATTAACGCCTGCAGTTGTGATTCAGACATGCGCGGCAGTCCGACAAGCTGCAGAATGCGGGCATTGCCTGGATGCGACTGAGGAGAAGGTCGAGGCGGCTCCCCGGAACGTGGTGCTCGATGAGAACTTCTgccctctcgccgtcgaTGCAGGTCGACCCAACAAATTCCTTTTCATCACCAACACGTACTATGACCGCCGATGGCGCCATCCTACAGCTCTGCATGACTGCGCCAATACCGTGGGAGCCCTTCAGAGACTGCTGGCGGCTTCACCCAGCCCACGGAGCGAGGGTGATGAGCGGGGCGGGACTGACAGCTCGCAGGACAAGGCGACCGAAGGCGCGCTGCGAAGAGATGTGACGCTGGAGAACAGCAGCGTGTGCTTCGCGATCAACCGATCCAAGGCGCAATTCCAACAAGAATTTGGGGACTTCTGCCGTTGGATTCAACCGGGAGACAGCGTCTGTGTGTATTACTCGGGTCACGCAACTGAGGTGAGCGTACAGCCCTGCCTGGTCACGCCGGCGAGACacggcgcgcgctcgccgcctgaGAAAAACCGCCACCATATCAAGCACGGTACGGTCAATGTCGTGGACATGGTTGATATGGTCGCTGCTCGGTCGCCGCGACAAGTGTGTTTTATTTTGgactgcgccgccagctTTGACATGTCGCATAGGTGTGCACTTCCTGTCGCCGTGGGGCTGCCGATGATTTACGAGTTTGTTGGCGACAAGACCATCATCATGCAGAGCCTCTCGCCGAGCGTGTCGTTGGCAGCTGATTTGCTGTCGCACCGTACCCTGACGGCTGAGGATTGTGTGAAGGCTCGTGCGCGATCCAAGCCGCAGGGACGCGAGGGGGAAAGATGCACAAGTGGCGAGGACACGGCGTCCTCGTCTGTCACCACTGCCGACGGCCACGACTTGACACGCGACCGACGTGCCTCCCAGTGGGATtccggagacagcggagactgCGTTTCACGGCAGTCTGCGAAGGGAAAGGGTCCGGAGGGCGGTGAGCCATATGACCGGAGTCTGTCGCAAGACTCACACGACACACTGCCCCTTGCCCACATCGAAGTCGCGTGTGAAGAGCGGCCTCCCACGCCATACGAATCATTTTTGACGCATGCCAAACGGGCCTGCACAGCCGAGGAACTCGCGTCGCTTCCCGAGACCTGGGAGCGGTGCGTTCAGCCTTGTAGTAACTTGTCGTTTTGTATCAGCATGGCCTCGCGATCTCTGGATGGCGACATAGGACTAGACTTCCTCCGCATCGCTCAGGTCGTCGCTTCAACGATGAGTCGTCTCACAAACAACACCCAGAGTTTTTGTTGCCTGACAAATATGTGA
- a CDS encoding hypothetical protein (encoded by transcript BESB_083670): MNVVCDLLAEEPSGSFDALPQVSQCVLRPVTVPSDAVHVALRTEAASEPDDWQSTLFEYFAAPRVLAEGQVCAVLSSTVLRRDGLDISPGGGEADVERGRGDADAFLSEEESPLGPNSCSPQSGIHSPAPSLKAAATCHCLTMTPDTAGLHSPLFVRAPQQRAHPVPRPATPPHRGSRASSFRVDERSAGGDLGSRRYPRGRRGRARPSDAPLSSTTDSNLQAENRFQTHGGGRSHTDGGGPPLLTAGAEETVGHRVNPAVVTAVRACPGGEYELSSLSTNVFLALEWDRKVQHCLRWFVVESLHIETDRTAGSDSCATPAVSPPVGVVSRDSTKLLLGGRPTPRRLIPFAAYHLLWCPPPTVLPPLRAPLARFLSFASSLVSSPSHVGGGFRRAGILLKGTRGCGKRILARLACQRLGFHYKELDGLAISQLATGASGAAGVYALTCCTRLGGAETHIDDSVAPGNNSPFSAALVEAASEATPVLIHIRRLQALYHPPTGETPSEAEVNRLQARLANHLRWFLTAHGCWLERCRQENWSGAGAGGSYEGAEGDPVDQTVLVVASLRTEASEDTEEPSRGTANQTRLTPEFTEAFDLVIRIQQPDNNTLQQVATDLLKAVRGMEDAHGDPVLQVSPAEVATICAGLSVDDVKAVFSKVLHEKAHFLRRAKTHAPAGPPQLRREGRASSCASEAITAEDFQQAAKGFLSGSLDSTIPGVEWRDVGGMDTAKNEIRDYISLPLQHPELFEGVKTRGGILLFGPPGTGKTLLAKAVATECGVNFISVKGPELLNMYIGESERNVRKVFQQARACKPSVLFFDELDALLPRRGRSSDSGGVLDRVVSQLLAEIDGLPSNVFLIGATNRVELIDKAVLRAGRLDRCVYVGLQKNRLPLLEALTRRMTLEDSVHYDAKTKASTRPRSRPLLQRVDEALPPQFTGADCKALCSTAGLMAVKETINFVDAMSKALQISPLELQELLQDFEAAYKPVSKALCRKCERFPAGLESPVNYPDADAESCCAWEAEGNAQKGDRTFPLRCQLLSTAESVLADQLRIVLLHDRPRAGDFTDEFASACKSFQVWRILDEINEEAHSVKPDPASASQEIWCTSTMSSAEVSELLARLTSTWEGTGTPELVLEPLAAAGRLTEGKNTHVESPRSSAWRLNGSRAFLWKGNSHQNTGERPGQADGGKRDAPPAQALESQAQRDDGARSAGRENKKEGSSFREVPKRSRWIPLQHAVPLSGAPPHELLHVKVGERHFRAALAQTRPSLSTQELLRYEKTKHQYESVPDIERQH, translated from the exons ACGTGGCCGCGGTGACGCTGACGCCTTTCTGAGCGAAGAGGAATCCCCTTTAGGTCCAAACTCTTGCTCACCGCAAAGCGGAATTCACAGTCCTGCGCCATCGCTTAAGGCTGCGGCAACCTGCCACTGCCTCACCATGACGCCTGACACGGCCGGTTTACACTCCCCGCTGttcgtccgcgcgccgcagcagcgcgcgcatcCAGTCCCCAGACCTGCAACGCCGCCACATCGCGGGAGCCGCGCATCGTCTTTCCGAGTCGACgagcgcagcgcgggcggGGACCTCGGCTCTCGTCGGTATCCGcgggggcgacgaggccgcgctcgACCTTCGGATGCGCCGCTGTCTTCAACGACGGACTCAAATTTGCAGGCGGAAAACCGGTTCCAGACACACGGCGGTGGGAGAAGCCACACAGACGGTGGAGGCCCGCCTCTGTTAACGGCAGGTGCTGAAGAGACAGTCGGCCACCGTGTAAATCCTGCGGTTGTTACAGCCGTGAGAGCCTGTCCAGGCGGAGAGTATGAATTGAGCAGTCTGTCAACGAATGTATTCCTTGCTTTGGAGTGGGACAGAAAGGTGCAGCACTGTCTGAGGTGGTTTGTCGTGGAAAGTCTTCATATTGAGACAGACCGAACGGCGGGATCGGACAGCTGCGCTACACCGGCAGTTTCTCCTCCCGTGGGTGTCGTGTCTCGGGACTCCACGAAGCTCCTGTTGGGGGGGCGGCcgactccgcggcgtctgatTCCATTTGCC GCCTACCATCTCCTCTGGTGTCCTCCGCCGACcgtgctgcctccgctgcgggcgcctcttGCTCG GTTCCTgtctttcgcctcctccctagtctcgtcgccttcgcatgTCGGCGGAGGGTTTCGGCGCGCAGGCATCCTCCTAAAAGGCACCCGAGG ATGCGGCAAACGCATTCTCGCACGTTTGGCCTGCCAGCGGCTTGGTTTTCACTACAAGGAACTCGATGGCCTTGCCATATCGCAGTTGGCGACAGGGGCCTCGGGAGCGGCAG GCGTATACGCTCTGACGTGTTGCACTCGATTGGgtggcgcagagacgcataTCGACGATTCGGTCGCTCCAGGAAACAATTCGCCTTTCTCAGCAGCACTCGTGGAAGCCGCATCGGAGGCCACCCCGGTGCTCATTCACATCAGACGGCTGCAAGCCCTTTACCACCCGCCGACGGGGGAGACTCCTTCTGAGGCAGAAGTAAATCGCCTCCAG GCTCGTCTCGCCAACCACCTGCGGTGGTTTCTGACGGCCCATGGCTGCTGGCTGGAGCGCTGCCGACAAGAGAActggagcggcgccggcgctggcgggtcctacgaaggcgccgaaggtGACCCTGTCGATCAGACTGTTTTGGTTGTGGCGAGCCTACGCACGGAGGCTAGCGAAGACACAGAAGAACCTTCCAGAGGAACGGCGAATCAAACTCGCCTGACACCTGAGTTTACGGAGGCATTTGACCTCGTCATCCGTATACAGCAGCCAGATAATAACACGCTGCAGCAG GTTGCCACTGATTTATTGAAAGCTGTTCGCGGTATGGAGGACGCGCATGGAGACCCGGTCCTGCAGGTTTCGCCGGCCGAAGTGGCAAC GATATGCGCAGGCCTCTCCGTCGACGACGTCAAAGCCGTGTTCTCTAAGGTGCTCCACGAAAAAGCCCACTTTCTGCGGCGGGCAAAAACCCATGCACCTGCTGGTCCACcacagctgcggcgggagggccgcgcgagctcctgcgcgtcggAGGCGATAACCGCTGAAG ACTTTCAGCAAGCCGCCAAAGGCTTTCTGTCAG GCTCACTGGACTCGACCATCCCGGGAGTTGAATGGCGAGACGTCGGCGGCATGGACACAGCGAAGAATGAAATTCGTGATTATATCTCTTTACCTCTACAGCATCCTGAGCTTTTCGAAG GCGTGAAAACCCGAGGGGGCATCTTGCTGTTCGGGCCTCCTGGCACTGGCAAGACGCTGCTCGCGAAAGCTGTTGCTACCGAGTGCGGAGTGAACTTTATCTCGGTGAAAGGACCGGAACTTTTGAACAT GTATATTGGGGAAAGCGAACGAAACGTGCGGAAAGTGTTCCAGCAGGCACGAGCCTGCAAACCGTCTGTTCTTTTTTTTGACGAATTGGATGCTCTG CTCCCCCGCAGAGGGAGGTCCTCGGATTCGGGTGGCGTCTTGGACCGGGTCGTCTCACAACTACTTGCTGAGATCGATGGCTTACCGAGCAAT GTGTTTCTTATTGGCGCCACAAATCGTGTAGAGCTAATCGACAAGGCTGTGCTGCGCGCGGGTCGTCTGGACCGGTGCGTGTATGTGGGGCTCCAAAAGAAtcgtctgccgctgctggaaGCCCTTACGCGTCGCATGACGCTGGAAGATTCCGTGCACTATGACGCGAAGACCAAAGCTTCTACCCGCCCCCgttcgcgtcctcttctgcaGCGGGTGGATGAAGCCCTTCCGCCGCAATTCACAGGCGCTGACTGCAAAGCACTCTGCAGCACAGCGGGCTTGATGGCGGTAAAAGAGACAATCAACTTTGTCGACGCCATGAGTA AGGCCCTTCAGATTTCACCTCTGGAGCttcaggagctgctgcaagACTTCGAAGCAGCGTATAAACCCGTCTCCAAGGCTCTTTGTCGGAAGTGCGAACGGTTCCCCGCCGGCCTCGAAAGTCCCGTGAACTACCctgacgcagacgcagagagctgctgcgcctgggAAGCCGAGGGCAATGCTCAGAAGGGTGACCGGACCTTTCCTCTGCGGTGTCAGTTACTGTCCACCGCGGAAAGTGTTTTGGCTGACCAACTGCGCATTGTGCTACTGCACGATAGGCCACGAGCAGGTGATTTCACGGACGAGTTTGCAAGCGCATGCAAGTCCTTTCAGGTCTGGCGCATACTCGATGAAATCAATGAGGAAGCCCATTCGGTGAAGCCGGACCCAGCTTCCGCCAGTCAAGAAATATGGTGCACCAGCACGATGAGTTCTGCAGAGGTGTCAGAATTATTGGCACGCCTGACGTCGACTTGGGAAGGCACAGGTACTCCAGAACTTGTCCTGGagcctctcgctgccgccggcaggCTCACCGAGGGCAAGAACACACATGTGGAATCCCCGAGAAGCTCCGCGTGGCGTCTCAATGGCAGCCGGGCATTTCTTTGGAAAGGCAACAGCCACCAAAACACTGGAGAGCGTCCAGGACAAGCGGACGGTGgaaagcgagacgcgccgcccgcacaggcgctggagagccaAGCGCAGAGGGATGACGGCGCGCGATCGGCAGgaagagaaaacaaaaaagaGGGCAGTTCGTTTCGGGAGGTGCCCAAGCGAAGTCGTTGGATTCCGCTGCAGCACGCAGTTCCATTAAGCGGAGCCCCTCCCCACGAGCTGCTTCACGTCAAAGTGGGTGAGCGCCACTTCCGCGCAGCactggcgcagacgcggcccTCCCTCTCTACGCAGGAGCTCCTTCGTTATGAGAAAACAAAGCACCAGTACGAGTCCGTCCCGGACATCGAGCGACAGCACTGA
- a CDS encoding myosin C (encoded by transcript BESB_083640), whose amino-acid sequence MAPKASRTFGRGIAKDSPEARQLERKSAVAPFGRDGQPVGDFTCWTADCPSVKADPSLVFAKCIVVGGTVDTKLQLEQVDPPVRGTFEVDASDVFNANELIEPEHIEDIGYLPHTNVACVLDLLKKRYLRGLIYTTAQPLLVAINPFKDLGNTTDEWIRSYREASKPETLPPHVFQTARSALEDLEGYKKNQAIIVSGESGAGKTEATKQIMRYFALGSSTGKTTIQDTIMAGNPLLEAFGNAKTIRNNNSSRFGRFMMLDVSSSSGIRYGSVSNFLLEKVRVVSQEANERSYHIFYQLLKGATSEMRAKYHLRSLKDYVYLNGKSGGCYDVPGINDEEDFREVLSSLDAMNITGTTRDSVFSIISGLLLVGNISVEAQEYQGVPDAAKIPPQGLEILSEACELLHVDSAALEKAVLTKTTKVGPQVIEGPRTKEEAVTSLLSLSKNVYDKLFDWLVKQLNLLIDAPNGMPSFIGILDIFGFEVLQHNSLEQVLINITNEYLQKHFVDVVFEMETKLYQAEGVPTEALEYTDNRALVNALCGKSDSFFALLEDACVGLKSTDEGFLSTVLRRLGPTGFFMESRKDKKFKFLVRHTIADIEYTCQGMLEKNKDFLRKDTMDVIKASPDAVTRALFEGIEMEAGKIGKGTLIASQFLKNLEEMIGIIGQTEPHFIRCLKPNEEKKALGWNASKVLNQLFSLSILEALQLRQIGYAYRRKFNEFCSHFRWLDLGLVNSDADRKEVAERLLVDSGIPNSEWVIGKTMVFLKPDAAKELAVLQRDRLACFQPLVTVVAAAWKKVLLRRFMARIVRFLTRVESNARMHLEPCKIDISEEDRQAFLSGVERVRAKTVVKQCKSSNRQPAMQKTLTLSSFQKTRSLPRTYAASNEGLDVDDTRSVDTDAFVYLKTRRSPNENYLRQTALARLKERRPSEVCMEEAFHVWRSVELLFREPLSEGRLQNICTAIRNDMDKNYGFFWQVIINRAPHFGVAATHIHGSLHVVDQQGMYRDGREFLFHLIMYKTRRPRKEEIRLHEKAAEKTYGICRQKDFSGIVRVKNSKVPPYMEKDVSYLIGMLFQRYQYTRDWTNFATRIQSYLMGRYNEPFGGAWNVVAQEGAFFLSRLWTKHSRFLRVEIDFPALADAGGSESGASYPTPVLTVVCFEACAPDRAS is encoded by the exons ATGGCTCCAAAAGCCTCCCGAACTTTCGGGCGGGGAATCGCCAAAGACTCTCCCGAGGCGAGACAACTCGAGAGAAAGTCAGCAGTCGCTCCTTTCGGCAGAGATGGCCAGCCCGTCGGG GATTTCACGTGTTGGACCGCTGACTGCCCGTCAGTCAAGGCGGATCCTAGCCTCGTGTTCGCCAAGTGTATCGTCGTGGGCGGCACAGTGGACACGAAACTGCAGCTGGAGCAAGTCGATCCGCCTGTCCGCGGGACGTTTGAAGTTGATGCGTCTGACGTCTTCAACGCCAACGAACTGATCGAGCCCGAGCACATCGAAGACATCGGCTACCTGCCCCACACCAACGTGGCTTGCGTTCTGGACCTCCTCAAAAAGCGCTATTTAAGAGGCCTCATTTACACGACGGCTCAGCCGCTGCTGGTGGCGATCAACCCCTTCAAGGACCTCGGCAACACCACCGACGAGTGGATCCGAAGCTACCGAGAGGCGAGCAAACCTGAGACGCTACCGCCACACGTCTTTCAGACAGCTCGCAGTGCTCTAGAAGATCTTGAAGGCTACAAGAAAAATCAAGCCATCATTGTGTCGGGTGAGTCGGGCGCTGGCAAGACAGAGGCAACGAAGCAGATCATGCGATACTTCGCCTTAGGTTCGTCCACTGGGAAGACGACCATCCAGGACACCATCATGGCAGGCAATCCGCTTCTTGAGGCTTTCGGGAATGCGAAAACCATTCGAAACAACAACTCCAGCCGATTTGGCAGATTCATGATGCTCGACGTTTCGTCCAGTTCCGGCATTCGGTATGGAAGTGTCTCGAACTTCCTCCTCGAGAAGGTCCGTGTTGTGAGTCAAGAAGCAAACGAGCGATCCTACCACATCTTCTATCAGCTGCTAAAGGGCGCGACAAGCGAGATGCGCGCCAAGTATCACTTGAGGTCTCTAAAGGACTACGTCTACCTCAACGGCAAGAGCGGAGGGTGTTATGACGTGCCAGGGATcaacgacgaggaggacttTCGGGAGGTCCTCTCATCCCTCGATGCCATGAACATCACCGGCACCACGCGGGATTCTGTCTTCTCAATCATATCTGGACTCCTACTCGTCGGAAACATATCTGTGGAGGCGCAAGAGTATCAGGGCGTTCCCGACGCGGCAAAAATTCCCCCGCAGGGTCTCGAAATTTTGAGCGAGGCTTGCGAATTGCTCCATGTTGACAGCGCTGCTCTGGAAAAGGCTGTCCTCACGAAAACCACCAAGGTCGGCCCTCAGGTCATCGAGGGGCCGCGAACAAAAGAGGAGGCTGTCACCTCTCTTTTGTCGCTCTCGAAGAATGTCTACGACAAGCTTTTCGACTGGCTGGTCAAGCAGCTGAACCTGCTGATTGATGCGCCGAACGGCATGCCATCGTTCATTGGAATCCTTGACATTTTCGGGTTTGAGGTCCTGCAACACAACTCACTCGAGCAAGTCCTAATCAATATCACCAATGAATACCTGCAGAAGCACTTCGTTGACGTTGTGTTCGAGATGGAAACAAAATTGTATCAGGCAGAAGGCGTACCCACTGAGGCGCTGGAGTACACAGATAACCGTGCGCTCGTCAACGCGTTGTGCGGAAAGTCAGactccttcttcgccctccttgAAGATGCCTGCGTAGGCCTCAAGTCAACCGACGAG GGATTTCTTAGCACGGTATTGCGGCGCCTGGGGCCTACCGGCTTTTTCATGGAGTCGCGAAAAGACAAAAAGTTCAAGTTTTTGGTGCGGCATACCATCGCGGACATCGAGTACACATGCCAAGGCATGCTAGAAAAGAACAAGGACTTCCTGCGAAAAGACACAATGGACGTGATAAAGGCGTCCCCTGACGCTGTGACACGCGCTCTCTTCGAAGGCATTGAGATGGAGGCTGGCAAAATCGGCAAGGGGACACTCATCGCTTCTCAGTTCTTAAAGAACCTGGAGGAAATGATTGGCATCATTGGC CAAACGGAGCCGCATTTTATCCGTTGCCTGAAGCCGaacgaggagaaaaaggCCTTAGGATGGAACGCGTCGAAGGTGCTGAATCAGCTCTTTTCGCTGTCCATCTTGGAGGCTCTACAGTTACGCCAGATCGGCTACGCCTACCGTCGCAAATTCAACGAGTTCTGCAGTCACTTCCGATGGCTCGACCTGGGTCTCGTGAACTCAGACGCAGACCGGAAGGAGGTGGCTGAGAGGCTTCTCGTAGACTCCGGTATCCCGAACTCCGAATGGGTG ATTGGGAAGACAATGGTTTTCCTAAAGCCTGAtgcggcgaaggagctgGCGGTACTGCAGCGCGACCGCCTAGCCTGCTTCCAACCCTTAGTCACGGTCGTAGCTGCTGCGTGGAAGAaggtcctcctccgccgatTCATGGCGAGAATCGTCAGGTTCCTCACCAGGGTTGAGTCGAATGCCCGCAT GCACCTCGAACCGTGCAAAATTGACATTTCTGAGGAGGACCGTCAGGCGTTTCTCTCTGGCGTCGAACGCGTGCGCGCAAAGACGGTGGTCAAACAGTGCAAGTCGAGCAACCGGCAGCCAGCCATGCAAAAGACGTTGACCCTCTCGAGCTTTCAGAAGACGCGATCCCTGCCGCGAACCTACGCGGCGAGCAACGAGGGGCTGGACGTCGACGATACGCGCTCTGTCGACACCGACGCGTTCGTGTATCTCAAGACCCGACGCTCGCCTAACGAGAATTATCTGCGTCAGACAG CGCTGGCCCGCTTGAAGGAGCGCCGCCCGTCCGAGGTCTGCATGGAGGAGGCCTTCCACGTGTGGAGGTCTGTGGAGCTGCTTTTCCGGGAGCCCCTCAGCGAAGGCCGTCTGCAAAACATCTGCACGGCGATTCGCAACGACATGGACAAAAACTACGGCTTTTTCTGGCAGGTGATTATCAACCGCGCCCCGCACTTcggcgtggcggcgacgcacatCCACGGATCTCTTCACGTCGTCGATCAACAAGGCATGTACCGTGATGGACGAGAGTTCCTCTTCCACCTCATCATGTACAAGACCAGGAGACCCCGCAAGGAAG AGATTCGCCTTCATGAGAAAGCTGCCGAGAAAACGTACGGCATCTGCAGGCAGAAGGACTTTTCAG GAATCGTGCGGGTGAAGAACAGCAAGGTGCCGCCGTACATGGAGAAGGACGTCTCTTACTTGATCGGGATGCTGTTTCAACGCTACCAGTACACGCGCGACTGGACGAACTTCGCGACGCGCATTCAGTCCTACCTGATGGGCCGCTACAACGAGCCATTCGGGGGAGCGTGGAACGTCGTCGCACAGGAAGGCGCGTTCTTCCTGAGTCGGTTGTGGACCAAACACAGCCGCTTCCTGCGGGTGGAAATTGATTTCCCCGCTCTGGCTGAcgccggaggcagcgagTCCGGCGCAAGCTATCCCACGCCTGTCCTCACGGTAGTCTGCTTCGAGGCCTGTGCCCCCGACCGCGCGTCGTga